One window of Streptomyces sp. NBC_00273 genomic DNA carries:
- a CDS encoding EamA family transporter — MPAPSSSSSPAASPAVAAPAPSPAKGSGPGSGSGPGSSSGSGLGPVALVISAGISVQFGAALAVMIMPRAGAAGVVTLRLAAAALVLLLLCRPKVRGYSRSDWGTVLAFGVAMAGMNGLFYQSIDRIPLGPAVTLEVLGPLALSVIVSRRLVNVLWAGLALGGVVLLSGHGGGGLGFGSLDPLGAAFALGAGAMWAAYIVFSARTGRRFPQADGLALAMAVAAVISLPLGIAEAGSALLVPSTLALGLGVAVLSSVLPYTLELLALRRMPAPTFAILMSLEPAIAAAAGFLVLNQAMSALDALAIALVIAASMGAVRSQIRKKAA, encoded by the coding sequence ATGCCCGCACCTTCCTCTTCGTCCTCCCCGGCGGCCTCGCCGGCCGTCGCCGCACCGGCCCCGTCGCCCGCCAAGGGCTCGGGTCCGGGTTCCGGTTCTGGTCCGGGGTCCAGTTCCGGTTCCGGCCTCGGTCCCGTGGCGCTGGTGATCTCGGCGGGGATCTCGGTGCAGTTCGGCGCGGCACTCGCGGTCATGATCATGCCGAGGGCGGGCGCGGCGGGCGTGGTCACCCTGCGCCTCGCGGCCGCCGCGCTCGTGCTGCTGCTCCTGTGCCGCCCGAAGGTGCGCGGCTATTCCCGTTCCGACTGGGGCACGGTGCTCGCCTTCGGCGTCGCCATGGCCGGTATGAACGGCCTCTTCTACCAGTCGATCGACCGGATCCCGCTCGGCCCGGCGGTCACCCTGGAGGTCCTCGGACCGCTCGCCCTCTCCGTCATCGTCTCCCGGCGCCTGGTCAACGTCTTGTGGGCCGGCCTCGCGCTCGGCGGTGTGGTCCTGCTGTCCGGGCACGGCGGGGGCGGCCTCGGCTTCGGCTCCCTCGACCCGCTGGGCGCGGCGTTCGCGCTCGGGGCGGGCGCGATGTGGGCGGCGTACATCGTGTTCAGCGCGCGCACGGGCCGCCGCTTCCCGCAGGCGGACGGGCTCGCGCTGGCGATGGCGGTGGCCGCGGTCATCTCGCTGCCGCTGGGCATCGCCGAAGCCGGCTCGGCCCTGCTGGTCCCGAGCACGCTGGCCCTCGGCCTGGGCGTGGCCGTCCTGTCCTCCGTCTTGCCGTACACGCTGGAACTGCTCGCGCTGCGGCGGATGCCGGCGCCGACCTTCGCGATCCTGATGAGCCTGGAGCCGGCCATCGCCGCCGCCGCGGGCTTCCTCGTCCTGAACCAGGCCATGTCCGCACTGGACGCCCTGGCCATCGCCCTCGTGATCGCGGCCAGCATGGGTGCGGTCCGCTCGCAGATCCGGAAGAAGGCCGCCTGA
- a CDS encoding DUF1801 domain-containing protein, which translates to MDVATYLAEVPEARREALVRLRELCLEELTGFEEGIAYGMPVYVRAGATDGEIAWANQKQYISFYLMRTDVRDAFADRLAPHDMGKVCLRFRNPAKVDFDLLRDLLRATATATAG; encoded by the coding sequence ATGGACGTCGCCACCTACCTGGCCGAGGTCCCCGAGGCCCGGCGGGAGGCTCTGGTGCGGCTGCGGGAGCTGTGCCTGGAGGAGCTGACCGGGTTCGAGGAGGGGATCGCGTACGGGATGCCGGTGTACGTGCGGGCGGGTGCGACCGACGGCGAGATCGCCTGGGCGAACCAGAAGCAGTACATCTCCTTCTACCTGATGCGCACGGACGTCCGGGACGCCTTCGCGGACCGCCTCGCCCCCCACGACATGGGCAAGGTCTGCCTGCGCTTCCGCAACCCCGCCAAGGTCGACTTCGACCTCCTCCGGGACCTCCTGCGAGCGACGGCGACGGCGACGGCGGGCTGA
- a CDS encoding CocE/NonD family hydrolase, which yields MTPAARTPFSLYPELDATALTAFVTALESGDVTGLAPARAAEVAEVRSVAVFTRGKVTGADGDLLDAALWRHTGTRPRPVIVMPSPWSNLGWLPYAVQASLFAARGYDVLAYSTRGFAGSEGQVDVAGPLDVADGSRALDHLIERSPGPVSKIGFLGDSYGSGISQLVAAHDTRVDAVVALSTWGDLGEAFYENSTRHVAAVRALLDAAAKARLSPQTQSVFDNVLADRDVQGTLRWAETRSPFSHIKELNRRQVPVFYSLAWHETLFPPNQTLKMFNELTGPKRLVVSIGDHSGPEMTGMLGLPNRIWTDAHRWFDHHLKEVDNGIDAEGQVLGEVMWSKTLEPRPTWPSLTERLERLHLADDGVLGDEPQAGWTSTVLCGVDTPATVADKVVQSGYAEIAGRPKVYRTQDIDRTVAAVWTSDPAGETTRLRGIPRLRVTYRAANPGSTFVAYLLDTAPDGTAHIITHAPYTDVDSPPDSLISADIELQATAYDVPRGHRLMLVIDARDPFYADANLPRATLAFTSPEPTPSYLDLPLG from the coding sequence GTGACTCCAGCCGCCCGCACCCCCTTCTCCCTCTATCCCGAACTCGACGCGACCGCCCTCACCGCCTTCGTGACCGCCCTGGAGAGCGGCGACGTCACCGGCCTCGCCCCCGCCCGCGCCGCCGAGGTCGCCGAAGTCCGCTCGGTCGCCGTCTTCACCCGCGGCAAGGTGACCGGCGCCGACGGGGACCTCCTCGACGCCGCGCTCTGGCGGCACACCGGAACCCGGCCGCGCCCCGTGATCGTGATGCCCTCGCCCTGGTCCAACCTGGGCTGGCTCCCGTACGCCGTCCAGGCCTCCCTCTTCGCCGCCCGCGGCTACGACGTCCTCGCCTACTCCACCCGCGGCTTCGCCGGCTCCGAGGGCCAGGTCGACGTGGCGGGCCCGCTCGACGTCGCCGACGGCAGCCGGGCCCTGGACCACCTCATCGAGCGCAGCCCCGGCCCGGTGTCGAAGATCGGCTTCCTCGGGGACTCGTACGGCTCCGGCATCAGCCAGCTCGTCGCCGCGCACGACACCCGCGTCGACGCCGTGGTCGCGCTCAGCACCTGGGGCGACCTCGGCGAGGCCTTCTACGAGAACTCCACCCGGCACGTCGCGGCCGTACGGGCCCTGCTCGATGCGGCCGCGAAGGCCCGACTGAGCCCGCAGACGCAGAGCGTCTTCGACAACGTCCTCGCCGACCGCGACGTCCAGGGCACCCTGCGCTGGGCGGAGACACGCTCGCCCTTCAGCCACATCAAGGAGCTCAACCGCCGCCAGGTGCCGGTCTTCTACTCGCTCGCCTGGCACGAGACGCTCTTCCCGCCCAACCAGACGCTGAAGATGTTCAACGAACTGACCGGCCCCAAACGCCTCGTGGTCTCCATCGGCGACCACTCCGGTCCCGAGATGACCGGCATGCTCGGTCTGCCCAACCGGATCTGGACGGACGCCCACCGCTGGTTCGACCACCACCTCAAGGAGGTCGACAACGGCATCGACGCCGAGGGTCAGGTGCTCGGCGAAGTCATGTGGAGCAAAACCCTCGAACCCCGCCCCACCTGGCCCTCCCTCACCGAGCGCCTGGAACGGCTGCACCTGGCGGACGACGGCGTACTGGGCGACGAACCACAGGCCGGCTGGACGTCGACCGTGCTGTGCGGGGTGGACACCCCGGCGACCGTCGCCGACAAGGTGGTGCAGTCCGGCTACGCGGAGATCGCCGGCCGCCCGAAGGTGTACCGGACCCAGGACATCGACCGCACCGTCGCCGCCGTGTGGACATCGGACCCGGCCGGGGAGACCACCCGACTGCGCGGCATACCGCGGCTGCGCGTGACGTACCGGGCCGCGAACCCCGGATCCACCTTCGTCGCGTACCTCCTCGACACGGCACCCGACGGCACGGCCCACATCATCACGCACGCCCCGTACACCGACGTCGACTCCCCGCCCGACAGCCTGATCAGCGCGGACATCGAACTCCAGGCCACGGCCTACGACGTGCCGCGCGGCCACCGCCTGATGCTGGTGATCGACGCCCGCGACCCCTTCTACGCCGACGCCAACCTGCCCCGCGCGACCCTGGCGTTCACCTCCCCGGAACCCACCCCGTCCTACCTGGACCTCCCCCTCGGCTGA
- a CDS encoding TIGR03084 family metal-binding protein: protein MPDPSAVDAAVAVFADLREEGRELDSLVGELTDPDWGRATPAPGWTVAHQIAHLHWTDRASLLSLTDATGFGHMVEEALKAPDTFVDEGAREGAELAPAELLARWRATRAALDEALAAASPDTRFPWYGPPMKAASMASARLMETWAHGQDVADALGVRRTPTARLRHVARIGVRARDYAYAVRGLPAPAEQFRVELTAPDGPQVWAYGPPDAPQRITGPALDFCLLVTQRAHRADLGLIATGPDADRWLDIAQAFAGPAGAGREPGAAR from the coding sequence GTGCCCGATCCGTCCGCCGTCGACGCAGCCGTCGCCGTCTTCGCAGATCTGCGTGAGGAGGGTCGCGAACTGGACTCCCTGGTGGGGGAGTTGACCGACCCGGACTGGGGCAGAGCCACCCCCGCGCCCGGCTGGACCGTCGCCCACCAGATCGCCCACCTGCACTGGACCGACCGGGCCTCGCTGCTCTCCCTCACCGACGCCACCGGCTTCGGCCACATGGTCGAGGAGGCCCTGAAGGCCCCCGACACCTTCGTCGACGAGGGCGCGCGCGAGGGCGCGGAGCTGGCCCCCGCCGAGCTGCTCGCCCGCTGGCGCGCCACGCGCGCCGCCCTCGACGAAGCGCTGGCCGCGGCCTCGCCCGACACCCGCTTCCCCTGGTACGGGCCGCCGATGAAGGCCGCCTCCATGGCCAGCGCCCGGTTGATGGAGACCTGGGCCCACGGCCAGGACGTCGCCGACGCGCTCGGCGTGCGCCGCACCCCGACCGCGCGGCTGCGGCACGTGGCTCGGATCGGCGTACGGGCCCGCGACTACGCCTACGCCGTACGCGGACTGCCCGCGCCCGCCGAGCAGTTCCGGGTGGAGCTGACGGCCCCCGACGGCCCGCAGGTGTGGGCGTACGGCCCGCCGGACGCCCCGCAGCGGATCACCGGCCCCGCACTCGACTTCTGCCTGCTGGTCACCCAGCGGGCCCACCGCGCCGACCTCGGCCTGATCGCGACGGGCCCCGACGCGGACCGCTGGCTGGACATCGCCCAGGCCTTCGCCGGCCCGGCCGGAGCCGGCCGGGAGCCGGGGGCCGCGCGGTGA
- a CDS encoding acyclic terpene utilization AtuA family protein: MLTGGPLDVLTGDYLAELTMLILGRDRLKDPDLGYAKTFLRQLEEGLGLAHERGVRIVANAGGLNPAGLADAVRALAAKAGVPVRVAHVEGDDLTARVDGALTANAYLGGAGITACLRAGADVVVTGRVTDAALVSGPAAWWFDWAPDDYDRLAGAVAAGHVLECGTQATGGNYSFFARHDVRRPGFPLAEVSEDGSAVITKHPGTGGAVTAGTVTAQLLYETQGVRYLGPDVTTRLDTVRLTDEGADRVRVTGVRGEAPPSSLKVGVTRIGGWRNEVVFVLTGLDIEAKADLVRTQLDEVLEGVVDATWTLARTDHEDADTQETASALLRLVVRDPSPDRVGRTLTSTAIELALGSYPGFHVTAPPGPAQPYGVFTSTLIPSGEVPHVAVLPDGTRVRVPAPPPTPAAEPHPAPPTQPPAPPALPAQPPAPPALPAQPPAPPALPAQPPAPPALPAQPPAPPAPPTQPPAPPAPPAFEARGSGGGAPEGVGGAAPAGSGAEPRETVRAPLGALAGARSGDKGGDANVGVWVETDPAWDWLLHTLTAEAFQELLPETAHHTVTRHELPQLRALNFTVTGILGDGVASGHRFDPQAKALGEWLRARHLDIPVVLLPAPEATP, translated from the coding sequence ATGCTGACCGGCGGCCCGTTGGACGTGCTGACCGGCGACTACCTCGCCGAGCTGACCATGCTGATCCTGGGCCGCGACCGCCTGAAGGACCCGGACCTCGGCTACGCCAAGACCTTCCTGCGCCAGTTGGAGGAGGGGCTCGGGCTCGCGCACGAGCGCGGCGTGCGGATCGTCGCGAACGCCGGCGGCCTCAACCCGGCCGGACTCGCCGACGCCGTACGGGCCTTGGCGGCGAAGGCGGGCGTCCCGGTGCGGGTCGCCCACGTCGAGGGCGACGACCTCACCGCACGGGTGGACGGGGCCCTCACGGCCAACGCCTACCTCGGGGGCGCCGGGATCACGGCTTGTCTGCGGGCGGGCGCCGACGTGGTGGTGACCGGCCGGGTCACGGACGCGGCGCTGGTCAGCGGCCCGGCGGCCTGGTGGTTCGACTGGGCCCCGGACGACTACGACCGGCTGGCGGGGGCGGTGGCCGCGGGCCACGTCCTGGAGTGCGGCACCCAGGCCACCGGCGGCAACTACTCCTTCTTCGCCCGGCACGACGTCCGCCGCCCCGGCTTCCCCCTGGCGGAGGTCTCCGAGGACGGCTCGGCGGTCATCACCAAACACCCCGGCACGGGCGGCGCCGTCACCGCCGGCACCGTCACCGCCCAACTCCTCTACGAGACCCAGGGCGTGCGCTACCTCGGCCCGGACGTGACCACCCGGCTGGACACCGTCCGGCTGACCGACGAGGGCGCCGACCGGGTGCGCGTCACCGGAGTGCGCGGAGAGGCCCCGCCGTCGTCCCTGAAGGTGGGCGTCACCCGGATCGGCGGCTGGCGCAACGAGGTCGTCTTCGTCCTGACCGGCCTGGACATCGAGGCCAAGGCGGACCTCGTCCGCACCCAACTGGACGAGGTGTTGGAAGGCGTGGTTGACGCCACCTGGACCTTGGCCCGCACCGACCACGAGGACGCCGACACGCAGGAGACGGCCTCCGCCCTACTGCGACTGGTCGTCCGCGACCCGTCCCCGGACCGGGTGGGCCGCACCCTGACCTCGACGGCGATCGAACTGGCCCTCGGCAGCTACCCGGGCTTCCACGTCACCGCCCCACCGGGCCCGGCCCAGCCCTACGGCGTCTTCACCTCGACCCTGATCCCGTCCGGCGAGGTCCCGCACGTGGCCGTCCTCCCGGACGGCACGCGCGTACGAGTCCCGGCGCCACCCCCAACCCCTGCGGCGGAGCCGCATCCAGCCCCACCGACCCAGCCTCCCGCACCCCCAGCCCTGCCGGCCCAGCCTCCTGCACCCCCAGCCCTGCCGGCCCAGCCTCCTGCACCCCCAGCCCTGCCGGCCCAGCCTCCTGCACCCCCAGCCCTGCCGGCCCAGCCTCCTGCACCCCCAGCCCCACCGACCCAGCCTCCTGCACCCCCAGCCCCGCCGGCGTTTGAGGCGCGGGGGTCCGGGGGCGGAGCCCCCGAAGGGGTCGGGGGCGCAGCCCCCGCCGGGTCCGGGGCGGAGCCCCGGGAGACCGTCCGCGCCCCCCTCGGGGCGCTGGCCGGGGCCCGCAGCGGCGACAAGGGCGGCGACGCCAACGTCGGGGTCTGGGTCGAGACCGACCCCGCCTGGGACTGGCTGCTCCACACCCTCACCGCCGAGGCGTTCCAGGAACTGCTCCCCGAGACCGCGCACCACACCGTCACCCGCCACGAGCTGCCGCAGCTGAGGGCCCTCAACTTCACCGTCACCGGCATCCTCGGCGACGGCGTCGCCTCCGGCCACCGCTTCGACCCCCAGGCCAAGGCCCTCGGCGAATGGCTCCGCGCCCGCCACCTCGACATCCCCGTCGTCCTCCTCCCGGCCCCGGAGGCCACCCCATGA
- a CDS encoding acyl-CoA carboxylase subunit beta produces the protein MTRLGTTVDPHAPEHAQARTAALERLAALDAEHAKTLQGGGEKYTARHRARGKLLARERVELLLDPDTPFLELSPLAAWGSDYPVGASMVTGIGTVEGVECLITANDPTVRGGASNPWTLKKALRANEIARQNRLPCISLVESGGADLPSQKEIFIPGGAIFRDLTRLSAEGIPTVAVVFGNSTAGGAYVPGMSDHTIMIKDRSKVFLGGPPLVKMATGEESDDESLGGADMHARVSGLADYYALDEYDAIRQARRVVARLNHRKPRQDPPKAEEPLHDPEELLGIVPPDLKTPFDPREVIARIVDASDFDEFKPLYGPSLVTGWATLHGYPVGILANAQGVLFSAESQKAAQFIQLANQRDIPLLFLHNTTGYMVGKEYEQGGIIKHGSMMINAVSNSKVPHLSVLIGASYGAGHYGMCGRAYEPRFLFAWPSAKSAVMGPQQLAGVLSIVSRQSAAAKGLPYDEEADAGMRAFVEAQIESESLPMFLSGRIYDDGVIDPRDTRTVLGLCLSAVHNAPVEGARGGFGVFRM, from the coding sequence ATGACCCGCCTCGGCACCACCGTCGACCCGCACGCCCCCGAGCACGCGCAGGCCCGTACCGCCGCGCTGGAGCGCCTCGCCGCCCTCGACGCCGAGCACGCCAAGACCCTGCAGGGCGGCGGCGAGAAGTACACGGCCCGCCACCGGGCCCGCGGCAAGCTCCTGGCGCGCGAGCGCGTCGAGCTGCTCCTCGACCCCGACACCCCGTTCCTGGAACTGTCCCCGCTCGCCGCCTGGGGCAGCGACTACCCCGTCGGCGCCTCCATGGTCACCGGCATCGGCACCGTCGAGGGCGTCGAGTGCCTGATCACCGCCAACGACCCCACCGTCCGCGGCGGCGCCTCCAACCCGTGGACGCTGAAGAAGGCGCTGCGCGCGAACGAGATCGCCCGGCAGAACCGGCTCCCCTGCATCAGCCTCGTGGAGTCCGGCGGCGCCGACCTGCCCTCCCAGAAGGAGATCTTCATCCCGGGCGGCGCGATCTTCCGCGACCTCACCCGGCTTTCGGCCGAAGGCATCCCGACCGTCGCCGTCGTCTTCGGCAACTCCACCGCCGGAGGCGCGTACGTCCCCGGCATGTCCGACCACACGATCATGATCAAGGACCGTTCCAAGGTGTTCCTCGGCGGTCCGCCCCTGGTCAAGATGGCCACCGGCGAGGAGAGCGACGACGAGTCCCTCGGCGGCGCCGACATGCACGCCCGCGTCTCCGGACTCGCCGACTACTACGCCCTCGACGAGTACGACGCGATCCGCCAGGCCCGCCGCGTCGTGGCCCGTCTGAACCACCGCAAGCCGCGCCAGGACCCGCCGAAGGCCGAGGAACCCCTCCACGACCCCGAGGAACTCCTCGGCATCGTCCCGCCCGACCTCAAGACCCCCTTCGACCCGCGCGAGGTCATCGCCCGGATCGTCGACGCCTCCGACTTCGACGAGTTCAAGCCCCTCTACGGCCCCAGTCTCGTCACCGGCTGGGCCACCCTGCACGGCTACCCGGTCGGCATCCTCGCCAACGCACAGGGCGTGCTGTTCAGCGCCGAGTCGCAGAAGGCCGCCCAGTTCATCCAGCTCGCCAACCAGCGCGACATCCCCCTCCTCTTCCTCCACAACACCACCGGCTACATGGTGGGCAAGGAGTACGAGCAGGGCGGCATCATCAAACACGGCTCGATGATGATCAACGCGGTCTCCAACTCGAAGGTCCCGCACCTGTCCGTACTCATCGGCGCGAGCTACGGCGCCGGCCACTACGGCATGTGCGGCCGCGCCTACGAGCCCCGCTTCCTCTTCGCCTGGCCCAGCGCCAAGTCCGCCGTCATGGGCCCCCAGCAGCTGGCCGGAGTGCTCTCCATCGTGTCCCGCCAGTCCGCCGCCGCCAAGGGGCTCCCGTACGACGAGGAGGCCGACGCCGGGATGCGGGCCTTCGTCGAAGCGCAGATCGAGTCCGAGTCCCTCCCGATGTTCCTGTCCGGGCGGATCTACGACGACGGGGTCATCGATCCGCGCGACACCCGTACCGTCCTCGGCCTGTGCCTGTCGGCCGTCCACAACGCCCCCGTCGAGGGCGCCCGTGGCGGCTTCGGCGTCTTCCGGATGTGA
- a CDS encoding ATP-binding protein, with protein sequence MTNLTSLLVANRGEIAVRIFRTARALGLATVAVHSDPDADALHVRDADAAVRLPGAAPADTYLRGDLIIKAALAAGADAVHPGYGFLSENADFAREVLAAGLTWIGPPPEAIEAMASKTRAKELMRTAGVPLLDPVDPAAATPADLPLLLKAAAGGGGRGMRVVRDLDQLKEALDAASAEARSAFGDGEVFAEPYVERGRHVEVQILADAHGTVWALGTRDCSLQRRHQKVIEEAPAPGLPEALRESLHSAAVAAARAVSYEGAGTVEFLVTADGRPYFLEMNTRLQVEHPVTEAVFGLDLVALQLRVAEGEALPPAPPQPTGHAVEARLYAEDPAQDWRPQTGVLHTLAIPGEVRVDTGFTDGDTVGIHYDPMLAKVVAHAPTRAGAVRALAAALAGARIHGLTTNRELLVGSLRHPEFAAGQLDTGFYERHLDTLTGSAPDATPAALAAALAEAAPGPDAPLAARLGGWRNVRSQPQTRRYAVAGTEYEVQYHPVNHPGIRVVAAAPDRVTLEVDGIRRVFHVKHNSNNTEVYVDSALGAHTLTPVPRFPDPQDRTEPGSLLAPMPGTVVRIAEGAAPGSPVTAGQPLLWLEAMKMEHRILAPASGTLTALHVATGQQVEFGALLAVVQEEPQA encoded by the coding sequence ATGACGAACCTGACCTCCCTCCTCGTCGCCAACCGCGGCGAGATCGCCGTCCGGATCTTCCGCACCGCCCGCGCCCTGGGCCTGGCCACCGTCGCCGTCCACTCCGACCCGGACGCCGACGCCCTGCACGTCCGCGACGCCGACGCGGCCGTACGGCTGCCCGGCGCGGCCCCCGCCGACACCTACCTGCGCGGCGACCTCATCATCAAGGCCGCCCTCGCCGCGGGCGCCGACGCCGTGCACCCCGGCTACGGCTTCCTCTCCGAGAACGCCGACTTCGCCCGCGAAGTCCTGGCCGCCGGACTGACCTGGATCGGCCCGCCCCCCGAAGCCATCGAGGCCATGGCTTCCAAGACCCGCGCCAAGGAACTGATGCGCACCGCCGGCGTGCCGCTCCTCGACCCCGTCGACCCGGCCGCCGCCACCCCCGCCGACCTGCCCCTGCTCCTCAAGGCCGCGGCCGGCGGCGGTGGCCGCGGCATGCGCGTGGTCCGCGACCTCGACCAGCTCAAGGAGGCCCTCGATGCGGCCTCGGCCGAGGCCCGCTCCGCCTTCGGCGACGGCGAGGTCTTCGCCGAGCCCTACGTGGAACGCGGCCGCCACGTCGAGGTGCAGATCCTCGCCGACGCCCACGGCACCGTCTGGGCGCTGGGCACCCGCGACTGCTCCCTCCAGCGGCGCCACCAGAAGGTCATCGAGGAGGCGCCGGCACCGGGCCTGCCGGAGGCCCTGCGCGAGAGCCTCCACTCCGCGGCCGTCGCCGCCGCCCGCGCGGTCTCGTACGAGGGCGCGGGCACCGTCGAGTTCCTCGTCACCGCCGACGGACGCCCGTACTTCCTGGAGATGAACACCCGCCTCCAGGTCGAACACCCCGTCACCGAAGCCGTCTTCGGCCTCGACCTCGTCGCCCTCCAGCTGCGCGTCGCCGAGGGCGAGGCCCTGCCCCCGGCGCCCCCGCAGCCCACCGGCCACGCCGTCGAAGCCCGCCTCTACGCCGAGGACCCCGCCCAGGACTGGCGCCCGCAGACCGGCGTCCTGCACACCCTCGCCATCCCCGGCGAGGTCCGCGTGGACACCGGCTTCACCGACGGGGACACCGTCGGCATCCACTACGACCCCATGCTCGCCAAGGTCGTCGCCCACGCCCCCACCCGCGCCGGGGCCGTCCGGGCCCTCGCCGCAGCCCTCGCCGGAGCCCGCATCCACGGGCTCACCACCAACCGCGAGCTCCTCGTAGGCTCCCTGCGGCACCCGGAGTTCGCCGCCGGACAGCTCGACACCGGCTTCTACGAGCGCCACCTCGACACCCTCACCGGCAGCGCCCCGGACGCCACCCCGGCCGCCCTCGCCGCCGCCCTCGCCGAAGCGGCACCCGGCCCGGACGCCCCCCTCGCCGCCCGCCTCGGCGGCTGGCGCAACGTCCGCTCCCAGCCGCAGACCCGCCGCTACGCCGTGGCCGGCACCGAGTACGAGGTCCAGTACCACCCGGTCAACCACCCCGGGATCCGGGTCGTGGCCGCCGCCCCCGACCGGGTCACCCTCGAAGTCGATGGGATCCGGCGGGTGTTCCACGTGAAACACAATTCGAACAACACCGAGGTCTACGTGGACTCCGCGCTCGGCGCCCACACCCTCACCCCCGTTCCCCGGTTCCCGGACCCCCAGGACCGCACCGAACCGGGCTCGCTGCTCGCCCCCATGCCCGGCACCGTCGTGCGCATCGCCGAGGGCGCGGCCCCCGGCAGCCCCGTCACCGCCGGTCAGCCCCTGCTCTGGCTGGAGGCCATGAAGATGGAGCACCGCATCCTCGCTCCCGCCTCCGGCACGCTCACCGCGCTCCACGTCGCCACCGGCCAACAGGTCGAGTTCGGCGCCCTGCTCGCCGTAGTCCAGGAGGAACCGCAAGCATGA
- a CDS encoding acyl-CoA dehydrogenase family protein, producing MSTVIETQEHTALRAAVAALGQRYGRDYLTRVAREGGHPDELWADAAKLGYIGVNLPEEYGGGGGGIAELSIVLEELGAAGCPLLMMVVSPAICGTVIARFGTDAQKEAWLPGLADGSRTMAFGITEPDAGSNSHRITTTARRDGDDWILTGRKVFISGVDIADATLIVGRTEDARTGSLKPCLFIVPRDAPGFTRSVIDMELAAAEKQFELTLDDVRLPSSALVGDEDAGLLQLFAGLNPERIMTAAFAIGMGRHALAKAVDYAKTRQVWKAPIGAHQAVAHPLAQAHIELELARLMMQKAARLYDAGDDMGAGEAANMAKYAAGEACVRAVDQAVHTLGGNGLTREYGLASLITAARVARIAPVSREMILNFISHQTLGLPKSY from the coding sequence ATGAGCACCGTCATCGAAACCCAAGAGCACACCGCCCTGCGCGCCGCCGTCGCCGCCCTCGGACAGCGCTACGGCCGCGACTACCTCACCCGCGTCGCCCGCGAAGGCGGCCACCCGGACGAGCTGTGGGCCGACGCCGCGAAGCTCGGCTACATCGGGGTCAACCTTCCCGAGGAGTACGGCGGCGGGGGCGGCGGCATTGCCGAACTCTCCATCGTCCTGGAAGAACTCGGGGCCGCGGGCTGTCCCCTCCTCATGATGGTCGTCTCGCCCGCCATCTGCGGCACGGTCATCGCCCGCTTCGGCACGGACGCCCAGAAGGAGGCCTGGCTGCCCGGCCTCGCCGACGGCAGCCGCACCATGGCCTTCGGCATCACCGAACCCGACGCCGGATCCAACTCCCACCGGATCACCACCACGGCCCGCCGCGACGGCGACGACTGGATCCTCACCGGCCGCAAGGTCTTCATCTCCGGCGTCGACATCGCCGACGCCACCCTCATCGTCGGCCGCACCGAGGACGCCCGTACCGGCAGCCTCAAGCCCTGCCTGTTCATCGTCCCGCGCGACGCCCCCGGCTTCACCCGCTCGGTCATCGACATGGAACTGGCCGCCGCGGAGAAGCAGTTCGAACTCACCCTGGACGACGTGCGACTGCCGTCCTCCGCGCTCGTGGGCGACGAGGACGCGGGCCTGCTCCAGCTGTTCGCCGGACTCAACCCCGAGCGGATCATGACCGCGGCCTTCGCCATCGGGATGGGCCGCCACGCCCTCGCCAAGGCCGTCGACTACGCGAAGACCCGCCAGGTCTGGAAGGCGCCCATCGGCGCGCACCAGGCCGTGGCCCATCCGCTGGCCCAGGCGCACATCGAGCTGGAACTGGCCCGCCTGATGATGCAGAAGGCGGCCCGCCTGTACGACGCGGGCGACGACATGGGGGCGGGCGAGGCGGCGAACATGGCGAAGTACGCGGCCGGGGAGGCCTGCGTCCGTGCGGTGGACCAGGCGGTCCACACCCTCGGCGGCAACGGCCTCACCCGCGAATACGGCCTGGCCTCCCTCATCACCGCCGCCCGCGTGGCCCGCATCGCCCCGGTGAGCCGCGAGATGATCCTGAACTTCATCTCCCACCAAACCCTGGGCCTGCCGAAGTCTTACTAA